A part of Gemmatimonas groenlandica genomic DNA contains:
- a CDS encoding PSD1 and planctomycete cytochrome C domain-containing protein, whose product MKPLVTLFASFATAVAASATPLAAQSTDDFFESRVRPVLARQCVECHSEARTRGRLKLTTRAELLTGGKSGPAIVPGDPDASLLIKAVRHQIAKMEMPRDAPPLSPRDIEGLVEWVKMGAPWPESAPRIVLAASVSAEEGGMTPGARIFVSKVRPVLEQKCFACHTSEERGGLRLDSRERVLKGGKRGPAVIPGNPEQSLIIAALRHEREDLRMPRNAAKLSDAEIQGFVEWVQAGAEWAKTEAPIAMQRRAVTKVEREFWSFSPHPVIKVPTPAKSDWAKTDIDRFVLATLEQRGLTPARAADKRTLIRRATYDLIGLPPTRKEVDAFLADTTVVAFKKVVDRLLASEQYGEKWGRHWLDVTRYGEDDTRGLAQDGSGRERYPMAHVYRDWVVDAFNADMPYDTLVMAHLAADQMPEPRRKDLLPALGFLGQGPWYYDLADPPVARADERHDRVDVTTRGFLGLTVGCARCHDHKYDPIGTHDYYAIAGIFNNANYHEYPIADSARADRFKKDKEFIKKLNDGMGEYMRTESDQLARVLTLQVSKYMMAAWRVTAREQLPKERAALEARLDLETLERWIDFLNDPPKHYPFLTDWQAMIAAPVGTTDEAKAEAKKKAQGLADAFQRLLIDVTAEQKKLEEKNKRIIAKGTPLDEVKSIPMPNGFESFFDQHQLELATMDRSRFNLYLDVFAVDLDNELDTFFPKPALLRFNGWGLERQLSRVSADYLASMREEVKRLQKALPDIPFVMGVQDKPKESLDDIALHIRGSPLSLGERVPRGFPLVLQPGTPVVYQEGSGRLQLAQDIAKHPLAARVIVNRVWGWHMGAGIVRTPSNFGFAGARPTNPELLEYLAARFVANGRSIKGLHRDIMLSSVYQMASDHDAKSAAIDPENQYLWRFNRQRLSAEGIRDALLSVSGQLVDSIGGPSLELDDEKNNRRTLYASVSRFQPNIFLQTFDFPSPSLSAERRFATNVPLQSLYFMNSPFVLRQAQALVRRLADSTAATVVAQDSGTGGPAAPRRTALKPMATTSTDTGAAAAGPPPPKRFDDRAMIRAAYPLLYGREAAGEEIELGLAFLANQRASLLVSETAKAAAEAKKAETKKADATKADTTKADTTKADTTKADTTKAAAEAKKDQDLLARRVSMKAWTQYARALFSAAEFRFID is encoded by the coding sequence ATGAAGCCCCTCGTCACGCTCTTTGCGTCCTTCGCCACTGCCGTGGCTGCATCCGCCACTCCGCTCGCGGCGCAGTCAACCGACGACTTCTTCGAATCGCGTGTGCGCCCGGTTCTGGCCAGGCAGTGCGTCGAGTGCCATTCAGAGGCGCGCACGCGCGGCCGCCTGAAACTCACGACGCGTGCCGAGCTCCTCACCGGCGGGAAGTCGGGCCCCGCCATTGTCCCCGGTGACCCCGACGCCAGCCTGCTCATCAAGGCGGTTCGGCACCAGATCGCGAAGATGGAGATGCCGCGAGATGCACCGCCCCTCTCGCCTCGCGATATCGAGGGGCTGGTGGAGTGGGTGAAAATGGGGGCGCCGTGGCCGGAGTCCGCGCCCCGTATCGTACTTGCTGCCTCCGTGTCAGCAGAAGAAGGCGGGATGACACCCGGCGCCCGAATCTTCGTCAGCAAGGTCCGCCCGGTGCTCGAACAGAAGTGTTTCGCGTGCCACACCAGCGAGGAGCGTGGGGGCCTGCGCCTCGACTCGCGCGAGCGCGTCCTCAAGGGTGGGAAGCGGGGGCCCGCGGTCATTCCCGGCAACCCCGAGCAGAGTCTCATCATCGCGGCGCTGCGCCACGAGCGCGAGGATCTGCGCATGCCCCGCAACGCGGCCAAGCTGTCGGACGCGGAAATCCAGGGGTTCGTCGAGTGGGTCCAGGCCGGCGCCGAGTGGGCGAAGACCGAGGCGCCCATCGCCATGCAGCGCCGCGCCGTCACCAAGGTGGAGCGCGAGTTCTGGTCGTTCAGCCCGCACCCGGTGATCAAGGTCCCCACGCCGGCGAAATCCGACTGGGCCAAAACCGACATCGATCGCTTCGTGCTCGCCACGCTCGAGCAGCGCGGGCTCACCCCGGCCCGTGCTGCCGATAAGCGCACGCTCATTCGCCGGGCGACGTACGACCTCATCGGGCTCCCGCCCACGAGGAAGGAGGTGGACGCCTTCCTCGCCGACACCACCGTCGTCGCGTTCAAAAAGGTCGTAGACCGGCTGCTCGCGTCCGAACAGTACGGCGAGAAATGGGGCCGGCATTGGCTCGATGTCACGCGCTACGGAGAGGACGACACCCGCGGCCTGGCACAGGACGGCTCGGGTCGGGAGCGATACCCGATGGCTCACGTGTACCGTGACTGGGTGGTTGACGCCTTCAACGCGGACATGCCGTACGACACCCTCGTGATGGCGCACCTGGCGGCGGACCAGATGCCGGAGCCGCGCCGGAAGGATCTGCTCCCGGCCCTTGGTTTCCTCGGCCAGGGCCCCTGGTACTACGACCTCGCCGATCCCCCGGTGGCGCGCGCGGACGAGCGCCACGACCGTGTGGATGTGACGACGCGCGGCTTCCTCGGGCTCACCGTCGGGTGCGCGCGCTGCCACGACCACAAGTACGACCCCATCGGCACGCACGACTACTACGCGATCGCCGGCATCTTCAACAACGCCAACTACCACGAGTATCCGATCGCCGACTCGGCTCGCGCCGACCGATTCAAGAAGGACAAGGAGTTCATCAAGAAGCTGAACGACGGCATGGGTGAGTACATGCGCACCGAGTCGGACCAGCTCGCGCGCGTGCTCACGCTCCAAGTCTCGAAGTACATGATGGCGGCGTGGCGGGTGACTGCCCGTGAGCAGCTCCCGAAGGAGCGCGCGGCCCTCGAGGCGCGCCTGGATTTGGAGACGCTGGAACGGTGGATCGACTTCCTGAACGATCCGCCCAAACACTACCCATTCTTGACCGATTGGCAGGCGATGATCGCCGCGCCGGTGGGCACGACCGACGAAGCCAAGGCCGAAGCGAAGAAGAAGGCCCAGGGGCTGGCCGATGCCTTCCAGCGCCTGCTCATCGACGTGACGGCCGAGCAGAAGAAGCTCGAGGAGAAGAACAAGAGGATCATCGCCAAGGGCACGCCGCTCGATGAGGTGAAGTCCATCCCGATGCCCAACGGCTTCGAGAGCTTCTTCGACCAGCACCAGCTCGAGCTGGCGACCATGGATCGGTCGCGCTTCAACCTGTACCTGGACGTGTTCGCCGTCGATCTCGACAACGAGCTCGACACGTTCTTCCCGAAGCCGGCGCTGCTGCGCTTCAACGGCTGGGGGCTGGAGCGGCAGCTCAGCCGCGTCTCCGCGGACTACCTCGCCTCCATGCGCGAGGAAGTGAAGCGCCTCCAGAAGGCACTGCCGGACATCCCGTTCGTGATGGGCGTGCAGGACAAGCCGAAGGAGTCGCTCGATGACATCGCGCTTCACATCCGCGGCAGCCCGCTGAGCCTTGGTGAGCGCGTACCGCGCGGCTTCCCGCTCGTGCTGCAGCCCGGCACCCCGGTGGTCTATCAGGAGGGAAGCGGCCGGCTCCAGCTCGCCCAGGACATCGCCAAGCATCCGCTCGCCGCGCGCGTGATCGTGAATCGCGTGTGGGGCTGGCACATGGGTGCGGGCATCGTGCGCACGCCCAGCAACTTCGGCTTTGCCGGCGCGCGGCCCACGAATCCCGAGTTGCTCGAGTACTTGGCCGCGCGCTTTGTCGCGAACGGACGATCCATCAAGGGATTGCACCGGGACATCATGCTGTCTTCGGTCTATCAGATGGCGTCGGACCACGACGCGAAGTCGGCGGCGATCGATCCCGAGAACCAGTACCTGTGGCGTTTCAACCGTCAGCGCCTGAGCGCCGAGGGCATCCGCGACGCGCTGCTGTCGGTGTCCGGCCAACTCGTCGACTCGATCGGCGGGCCATCGCTCGAGCTCGATGACGAGAAGAACAACCGTCGCACGCTGTACGCGAGCGTGAGCCGATTCCAGCCGAACATCTTCCTGCAGACGTTCGACTTTCCGAGCCCGAGCCTGAGCGCTGAGCGGCGGTTCGCCACCAACGTTCCGCTCCAGAGCCTGTACTTCATGAACTCCCCGTTCGTGTTGCGACAGGCCCAGGCACTGGTGAGGCGCCTCGCCGACTCGACCGCGGCGACGGTCGTTGCGCAGGACTCTGGCACAGGCGGGCCGGCGGCCCCTCGCCGCACCGCCTTGAAGCCGATGGCGACGACGTCGACGGACACGGGCGCGGCTGCCGCCGGCCCTCCGCCGCCAAAGCGATTCGACGATCGCGCGATGATACGGGCGGCCTATCCGCTGCTGTACGGACGGGAGGCGGCCGGGGAGGAGATAGAGCTCGGACTCGCGTTCCTCGCGAATCAACGCGCGTCGTTGCTGGTGAGCGAGACCGCGAAGGCCGCGGCCGAGGCGAAGAAAGCCGAGACGAAGAAGGCCGACGCCACGAAGGCAGACACCACGAAGGCCGACACCACGAAGGCCGACACCACGAAGGCCGACACCACGAAGGCCGCGGCCGAGGCAAAGAAAGACCAAGACCTGCTCGCGCGCAGAGTGTCCATGAAGGCGTGGACGCAGTACGCACGGGCGCTGTTCAGCGCGGCAGAATTCCGATTCATCGATTGA